The following DNA comes from Thermodesulfobacteriota bacterium.
TTCTTGGCTTACCCTTTATTTTTCCGGTAAACCGGGGAATAAAATTAAGAAAAACGATAATTGGGAAAAAGACAACCGATAGCCAGTAAATGGGAAATATCACCAGCCTGGCAATCAGGATGTTGTTTCTGGTGGCAATCGATTTGGGAAATATCTCACCAAAGATTAAAATAAGCAGCGTCATGATTCCGGTTGCAATCCCAACCGCATTACTTGAAACAATATTTATGGTAATTGCTGTTGCCAGCGCAGATGCCCCTATATTAACGACATTATTGCCAATTAAAATTGTGGTTAACAGTTTATGCTGATCGTCTTTCATTTTCTTTATCAGTGCATTGGCCATCCCTTTTTGCTTGCCGAGATGCCTGGCTTTTGCTCTACTTATTGAAAACAGAGCGGTTTCCGCTGAGGAAAAAAATCCTGATAGAAAAAGAAGGATGATTAATATAATAATTTGGTTGAACATAAAAATTTTCCCAATTAAAATAAACCGGACAGGTAAAACAGCGGAGCACCGGGTTTGAAGAGCGTTTCGCTTAAGGCAAAATTGCGGCCGAGAGTCCCTCTTCAGGTCCCGAAGTGACTCCCATCACTCTCTTACCCCACAAACGATCTTCGTAAAACCGTATCTTTCTTCCACCTCTTATCATCATGGTATGGATATTCAATATTATAATGGAGTCCGCGGCTTTCCTTTCTGTGCCTAGCACATTTTATAATAAGTTCCGCCACAATGGCGATATTTCTCAACTCAATGAGATCTGCCCCTACCTTGAAATTCCAGTAATACTCTTTGATTTCGCTTTGAATAATTTCAATACGCCTTTTGGCCCTGGCGAGACGTTTATCCGATCTGACAATTCCCACATAGTTCCACATCAATCGCCTGATTTCATCCCAGTTGTGGGTAACCATGATCATTTCATCACTGTCCGTTGTACCCACTTCATCCCAAGAAGGAGGAGCAGGGGTTGATTTAAAATCCACGTTGTTCAAATTTTTTACCGCATGAACAGCCGCTTGGTCAGCATAGACAATTGCTTCCAGCAGAGAATTGCTGGCCAGCCTGTTGGCTCCGTGCAGTCCGGTACATGCTGTTTCACCAATAGCATAAAGCCCTTGAATATCTGTCTGGCCGAATATATCTGTTGCCACACCTCCGCACATATAATGGGCAGCAGGAACAACTGGAAGCGCTTCGGTTGTCATGTCAATGCCAAAAAAAAGGCATTTTTCATAAAGATTTGGGAAACGTTTTTTTATAAAATCAGCTTTTTTATGTGATATATCGAGAAATACAAAATCATCCCCACTTTTTTTAAGCTCGGTATCGATTGCACGGGCAACCACGTCACGACAGGCGAGATCCTTTTGCGGATCATATTTTTCCATGAAAGGCTTTCCCGCTGTATCGATGAGAATTCCCCCTTCACCTCTAACGGCTTCGGAAATAAGAAAATTTTTTGCCTCCGGGTGATACAGACAGGTGGGGTGAAACTGAACGAATTCCAGGTTTGCCACTGTTGCTCCGGCCCTGTAAGCCATTGCAATACCGTCTCCTGTAGCAATGTCGGGATTGCTGGTGTACAGATACACTTTCCCGCTACCTCCGGCGGCCAGAAGCGTAATATGCGCGGAAAAAGTTTTTACTATATTGGTTTTTCTGTTAAGGACATATGCACCACAGCAATAGTCCTCATGAGTCGTGGTAACAAGGCCTCTCTTCATTCTGGTGGAGCATGTAATCAGATCAATGGCAATGTGATTTTCATACAGGCGGATACGCGGGTGATCTTTAACCCGATTTACCAGCGCCCTTTCAACTTCCTTTCCGGTCATGTCCTGGGCATGGACGATACGATTTTTTGAATGCCCTCCCTCCCGTCCAAGGTCAAATTGAGGCAAACTAGATGTGGTCGTTTTTTTAGCGGATAAATTGAACTGTACGCCCAGGTTTATCAACTCCAAAATTCTATCCGGACCGTTTTTAACCACCATGTTTACCACATCCATGTTGCAAAGACCGTCTCCGGCAGCAAGTGTGTCTTCTAGGTGGAGATCAAAAGAGTCGTGGCTGCCAAAGACAGACGCAATTCCTCCCTGAGCCAGGTTGGTGTTGCTGTCCATGGCTTCTTTTTTGGTTACTAATGCAACATTGCCGAACTCTGCAACCTTTAAGGCGAATGAAAGACCTGCGATGCCGCTTCCAATGATTAAAAAATCGGTTTTTATTTCCATATTATAGTAATTCTGATAAATATGTTTCGTTTTAAATGAGGAAACTGTCTGAGTGTATTAGAGATTGTTAAGAAAGAACTTAAGTACAATATGGTCAATTTGTTGAACCAGTTCTATTACTAAAATAAATTATCATAAAGTCAGTCTGTTCTTTCTTTACGATCTCTTATATACGAGTTTTTCATCGTTTAAAACGGAATATATTTATCAGAAACAGTATAAGGTTGATAGACTCGTAAAAAGTAGAGACCTTTGAAAAATGGTAATTTTCGAAGGCCTCTCATCTTCAATTTTGCCAATCAATCGGTTCTATCTCAAAATTGTTCTTCGTCGCTGGCGCTTGGCACTGAAACCTATTAAAAAACCAAGCAGGAGCACACCGGCACCAGCTAAAAACCACCTGATTGTTCGCCTGAATTCAAGTTTGGTTAATTCTTTTTCCAGTAATTCGTATTTTTTCCCATATTCGGCCAGTTGCGCAGCGGCTTTGGTGTATTTCGACTTTAATTGAATATAGTCGGCAGACTCGGTTTTAAGAGCTTCATAAGACACATGGATTTCTTCGGCTTTCTTTTGGGCTTCATTGAGATCTGTTGTAATTTTGCTGTTTTCCCCTTTAAGCTTTTTATTTTCTTCAATCAAGCTTGAAGCCTGAACCGTCAGTGTTTTATGC
Coding sequences within:
- the nadB gene encoding L-aspartate oxidase, with the translated sequence MEIKTDFLIIGSGIAGLSFALKVAEFGNVALVTKKEAMDSNTNLAQGGIASVFGSHDSFDLHLEDTLAAGDGLCNMDVVNMVVKNGPDRILELINLGVQFNLSAKKTTTSSLPQFDLGREGGHSKNRIVHAQDMTGKEVERALVNRVKDHPRIRLYENHIAIDLITCSTRMKRGLVTTTHEDYCCGAYVLNRKTNIVKTFSAHITLLAAGGSGKVYLYTSNPDIATGDGIAMAYRAGATVANLEFVQFHPTCLYHPEAKNFLISEAVRGEGGILIDTAGKPFMEKYDPQKDLACRDVVARAIDTELKKSGDDFVFLDISHKKADFIKKRFPNLYEKCLFFGIDMTTEALPVVPAAHYMCGGVATDIFGQTDIQGLYAIGETACTGLHGANRLASNSLLEAIVYADQAAVHAVKNLNNVDFKSTPAPPSWDEVGTTDSDEMIMVTHNWDEIRRLMWNYVGIVRSDKRLARAKRRIEIIQSEIKEYYWNFKVGADLIELRNIAIVAELIIKCARHRKESRGLHYNIEYPYHDDKRWKKDTVLRRSFVG
- a CDS encoding TIGR04211 family SH3 domain-containing protein, whose product is MKCIAKFIVFIGFVLIVFYNVAYADTMYVSDVLKLTVRDAKGMNGKIIAVIQSGQTVDMLQPEDEWALIRLDDGKEGWVLIRYLTSKITNNVKLKWLQKKHKTLTVQASSLIEENKKLKGENSKITTDLNEAQKKAEEIHVSYEALKTESADYIQLKSKYTKAAAQLAEYGKKYELLEKELTKLEFRRTIRWFLAGAGVLLLGFLIGFSAKRQRRRTILR